Within the Serratia sp. UGAL515B_01 genome, the region CTTAGTAAAGAAGTAACGAGTATGGTTGCCAGCAATGGCCTCAATGCACTTTTCATTGTTGTTCCCCAGATTTAGAGAGGGTCTGCTCCAGCCACTCTTGTAAATTGTCACCAAAACGCAGACTGCGCCAAAGCTGAAACACATTTTCCTGATGAATATAGTTAAGGATAACCTCACGTTTGGTATTTTTCTGCGGATTTACACCCTTAATACGTGCTTTTAACGTTAGCTCACCCAAATTATTGAGACTAACACTCGCCTTCGAGTGATGAATTTCCATATAACGCAACCAATCAATGGCTACGCCACTCGCCAAGTTATTGCGACCAATTGCATCGGCCATATCTTTATCCAGCCGCAGAGTCAGTAAGCTGGCATTAGCGACCCAGCCATCTCGAACCAACCATTCAGGATGATTCAGGTAGAGTGGAAGCTCTCCATCGACACGGCCCGACATAGCAAATTGCTTCGGACTTAACACGGTAAACAACACGCTCAGGTCAATTTTTGCCAGCTTGAGTACTGCAGCATCGTGCTGTGGCAAGCGCAATGCCGACAGGCTGATATGGCCATTCAGTGTATCCATGCCAACATGACTTAGCGTAAGCGGGTGCATTTCGTTAAATGGATAAGCTCCCTGCAGATCGGCACTAATGTTTTGTATATCAAACAAATTACTGAATGACTTGATGCGCAACATCACCGGCTTTTTAGACCCAAGCTCCCATCGGTGGTTTTTCAATCGATAGGGCAACACAAAGTCTACCCCGCTCATTTCACCGTCTCTCAACCACATGCCGCCATTGTGCACGACCCAGTGACCGCCGGCTTCAAATCCCTGCCCACGAGCAGCAGAAAACGCTGACTGCGCGTAAAACACCCCATCGCGTAATTTAATATCAAACTCTGGCGAAATCAGCGGTTGAAATACGATCAGTGATTGCTTCGGCCACCAGCCTTCCCCTCGTAACCTCTGTCCATCCCAGCGGCCATGTAAAGTAATTGGCCCTATTTTTTCGGCTTGCAGTGTACTTCGCCATTGGAAACTGTTCGGATTTTGACCATCCAGTTGCAAATCCAGTACCGAAGACGGCAAGTACCCACCATCACCGAAATGGACTTTGTTAGCCACCAGCTGTACGCGGCCTGTAAGTTGCGCAGCCTTAGCATTACGCTGCCATACGATTGGCTGGCTAAGCGTAATACGCGGAGCCAACACTTTGACTAAACCATATCTAAGCTGATCAAAACCGGTCGAAAGGCGTTCCAGCCTAATCGTTGAATCCTGCCACAAACCATTGCCAGAAATATCCCAACGGGCTTGCAGCGGGGAGAGTTTACCTTGCCCCCAATAGCGCCACTGCCAACGGCCCCGATCTGGCCAAAATGTTTGTGCCTGCCCATCCAGATGTAATTTGAGCCGCCCCCAGTAGCTGTCGCTGACGCGAATAATTGCTTGTAAACGTCCACTGATCCCCTCGGCGGACATTTTTATCCCAGCGAGAGGTAAGCGCGCTTCTTCTAATTTCATTTCCGTTGCCAACGGTCCCCAAGCTCGCAGTAAAGAACCTGGTTGTAACACCAAGGTAGGATCAAGTAGAGAGCCAGTAACTTTTCCTGGTATTGAAGCAGTGAGCGATAAATTTGCCAAATTAGCCTGACCGGTAAACTGAAAATTGAGATTGCTATTGGTCAGGCTTACTGTTCCAGGCCCTAACGTCAATACAGCATTGCCTTTACCACTATTGCCAGAGGTAATCACATTCAGGCGTGCGCTAATCTCGCTTTCAGCAAACCCCTCTTTCCAGTCACGCAACGCAAGATTTACGCCTCCGCTGAGCGGTTGAACACCATAAGGCCAATGCCATTCACCTTTCTCGATAAGAAGTTGCTGATGCGCAACTTTCCACGGTAATCTCGCCAAGGGTTGGTCACTCCCCTTCTCTTTTAAGACCAGCGTCCCCTGCCGTTGTTGCCAGTGAAAATCCAGTAACAGCGGCTTATGCAAATAGGTGGTTTGCACTTCCCCCTGTAACACGCCCTGAGTTGGCAACTGCGTAAAATCAAACGGTATTGTCGTTTTACCCGTCAGATTTATCGGTGTACCGCCGTTAGGTGGTGTAATACTGAGACGAGAAAGCGTCAACTGCTGATGCATATCCAGTTTTGCCGCAGCGCTAAGGTTTTGCCCCTGGTAATTCAGCTGCAGACCCAAAATCGAAGACAATACCTGCACTTTTCCAGCATAAAACTGCC harbors:
- a CDS encoding YdbH family protein codes for the protein MTKRSKISLGLIACIALLFIMLWQTLPKWLPRLIAPWLPEGSHVVLQGPLRWQHGALRIDAVSFSAQKCVIASVNGLSLSYQRSVWRLNSERAKVDTDCFSKLSAKESQTPFSLVRLQSQLPLFDLTVDQLIITPWQFYAGKVQVLSSILGLQLNYQGQNLSAAAKLDMHQQLTLSRLSITPPNGGTPINLTGKTTIPFDFTQLPTQGVLQGEVQTTYLHKPLLLDFHWQQRQGTLVLKEKGSDQPLARLPWKVAHQQLLIEKGEWHWPYGVQPLSGGVNLALRDWKEGFAESEISARLNVITSGNSGKGNAVLTLGPGTVSLTNSNLNFQFTGQANLANLSLTASIPGKVTGSLLDPTLVLQPGSLLRAWGPLATEMKLEEARLPLAGIKMSAEGISGRLQAIIRVSDSYWGRLKLHLDGQAQTFWPDRGRWQWRYWGQGKLSPLQARWDISGNGLWQDSTIRLERLSTGFDQLRYGLVKVLAPRITLSQPIVWQRNAKAAQLTGRVQLVANKVHFGDGGYLPSSVLDLQLDGQNPNSFQWRSTLQAEKIGPITLHGRWDGQRLRGEGWWPKQSLIVFQPLISPEFDIKLRDGVFYAQSAFSAARGQGFEAGGHWVVHNGGMWLRDGEMSGVDFVLPYRLKNHRWELGSKKPVMLRIKSFSNLFDIQNISADLQGAYPFNEMHPLTLSHVGMDTLNGHISLSALRLPQHDAAVLKLAKIDLSVLFTVLSPKQFAMSGRVDGELPLYLNHPEWLVRDGWVANASLLTLRLDKDMADAIGRNNLASGVAIDWLRYMEIHHSKASVSLNNLGELTLKARIKGVNPQKNTKREVILNYIHQENVFQLWRSLRFGDNLQEWLEQTLSKSGEQQ